Proteins found in one Fusarium oxysporum Fo47 chromosome V, complete sequence genomic segment:
- a CDS encoding uncharacterized protein (of unknown function-domain containing protein) — protein MATAEDPNRSFTASNTGSEPEIIEQHQEEAPTVSHSLAEESQNFEEKGAAQLEHGDVEVKNLGWNEPPRVVPPLVGGLKNEDVWALIRRFDKQVFYVRSIEEPPLGMLDMNIADEEEFSPEKLRAQIERLYVSVFAQLFSFWKHIARLRSWREYQRTSAFLAVYTLAWLLDILGPTIIVFLMVLIWSHEARDICFPGAPPSIIDSKTGGVKKPAAGVLASDDSVTGAPEKHKGEAVEQEAHSFVTSLSTIVVSTAAGKHPQTDPDDDSAAPDPTKLTEEATEARQKSVGENPHAEHNRAKKPVSNAVWDKARPTMHMIADFVDTWERFGNALSPAAPFHRHRPKFILIGVLVPMLLGAWFTTPYMAMKGMGFAAGFGFFGDPIITPAMNFINRTYPRWEKYVELRNTILRGVPTNAQLAITLLRIGEKNKAPLPPPPSSDVPPPTVPHETAGEGLEHLGVSQSEIAEAVQPDQNIIHEDEHEEEEEKTKHKKSHRIMNFIRGTAKGGVTTALAADKAKAKAGAHHAKNRLGVVKGQEPYPLTGPIRFPARYKGKKGHAYITATATTPAVSWTTELGDVKPAWTVTIGDIEELKKMGGLGWKSKIIVGWAMGSEIVDGLMIRTKDGQEHHLTAVSMRDQLFNRLISMGNQMWEAW, from the exons CAGCAAGCAACACAGGAAGCGAACCAGAAATAATagaacaacaccaagaagaagccccaACCGTCAGCCACTCCCTCGCCGAAGAATCCCAAAACTTTGAAGAAAAAGGCGCAGCGCAGCTTGAGCACGGCGATGTCGAAGTCAAGAATCTAGGATGGAACGAACCTCCCCGCGTCGTGCCCCCGCTGGTGGGAGGCTtgaagaatgaagatgtCTGGGCTTTGATACGACGCTTCGATAAGCAGGTCTTCTACGTCAGGAGCATCGAGGAGCCACCGCTGGGAATGCTGGATATGAACATTGCGGACGAAGAAGAGTTTTCGCCTGAGAAGCTCAGGGCGCAGATCGAGCGACTTTATGTTTCGGTTTTTGCGCAGTTGTTTTCGTTTTGGAAGCATATTGCGCGTCTTCGCTCTTGGAGGGAGTATCAGCGAACATCTGCGTTCCTCGCAGTATACACCCTCGCATGGCTTCTCGATATTCTTGGTCCCACGATCATTGTCTTCCTCATGGTACTCATCTGGTCCCACGAGGCCCGCGATATCTGTTTCCCTGGAGCACCACCCTCGATAATCGACTCCAAGACAGGAGGTGTCAAGAAACCAGCAGCTGGTGTTCTGGCCTCCGATGATTCAGTCACTGGTGCGCCGGAGAAGCACAAGGGCGAAGCAGTTGAACAGGAAGCTCATAGCTTTGTGACGAGCTTGTCTACG ATTGTGGTTAGCACGGCTGCGGGTAAACACCCCCAGACGGATCCCGACGATGATAGCGCTGCGCCTGATCCGACGAAACTTACTGAAGAGGCCACCGAGGCTAGACAGAAGTCTGTGGGAGAGAATCCTCATGCTGAACATAACAGGGCCAAGAAGCCGGTTTCGAACGCTGTTTGGGACAAGGCGCGTCCGACGATGCATATGATTGCTGACTTTGTTGATACCTGGGAGCGATTCGGCAATGCCTTGAGTCCGGCAGCGCctttccatcgccatcgaCCTAAGTTTATCCTCATTGGTGTTCTTGTACCTATGCTTCTCGGAGCTTGGTTCACGACTCCGTACATGGCAATGAAAGGAATGGGATTTGCTGCTGGCTTTGGATTCTTCGGTGATCCCATCATCACACCCGCTATGAACTTCATCAACAGGACGTATCCCCGCTGGGAGAAGTATGTCGAGTTGCGAAACACTATTCTTCGAGGCGTTCCTACAAATGCGCAGTTGGCTATCACTCTTCTCCGCATCGGTGAAAAGAACAAGGCTCCTCTGCCACCCCCTCCTTCTTCCGACGTGCCTCCCCCGACTGTTCCCCATGAGACTGCTGGAGAGGGTTTGGAACATCTAG GAGTATCACAGAGCGAAATCGCCGAGGCTGTCCAGCCTGATCAAAACATTATCCACGAAGATGAAcacgaggaggaagaggaaaagacAAAGCACAAGAAATCTCATCGCATCATGAACTTTATCCGTGGTACAGCAAAGGGTGGTGTTACGACTGCTCTGGCCGCCGACAAAGCGAAAGCCAAAGCAGGTGCTCACCACGCAAAGAATCGTCTCGGTGTAGTCAAAGGCCAAGAACCGTATCCTCTCACCGGCCCAATTCGCTTCCCAGCGCGGTACAAGGGAAAGAAGGGCCATGCTTACATTACGGCCACGGCTACAACGCCTGCTGTTAGTTGGACGACTGAGCTAGGAGATGTGAAGCCCGCTTGGACTGTTACGATTGGCGATATCGAggaattgaagaagatgggtGGTCTTGGGTGGAAGAGTAAGATCATTGTCGGCTGGGCAATGGGGAGTGAGATTGTGGATGGTTTGATGATCAGGACGAAGGATGGGCAAGAACATCATCTCACGGCGGTCTCTATGCGGGATCAGTTGTTCAACAGGTTGATCTCCATGGGAAACCAGATGTGGGAGGCGTGGTAG
- a CDS encoding beta-lactamase-like protein gives MSFTPEPYDPITADSWLVCDTCGTQFPTSDRSTLKTCHICDDPRQFVPPSGQSFSTLGELKNKHKNEWTKCSSDENITFISSVPKLAIGQRAILIKTPEGNILWDCITLLDDETVERIKSEGGLKAIVISHPHFYSTHVQWARAFNCPVYLSAEDKIWTTFSSPHQIFLTTLETPILSTAKAIKLGGHFPGSMVLHYNSRLFIADTLMTTASGVGNWSVDATGESRSRPAGLNSFSFLWSIPNFIPLGVGEMARMWGILKGYEFGATHGGFMGMDIESEDVKGRVLESMKIQAGFIGDKAFEEKL, from the coding sequence ATGAGCTTCACCCCAGAGCCCTACGACCCCATCACTGCCGATTCATGGCTCGTCTGCGATACTTGCGGAACTCAATTCCCAACGTCTGATCGCAGCACCCTCAAGACATGTCACATCTGCGATGACCCGCGCCAATTCGTCCCGCCGTCTGGACAGTCGTTCTCTACGCTGGGGGAATTGAAAAACAAGCATAAAAACGAATGGACTAAGTGTTCTTCTGATGAGAATATCACGTTCATCTCGTCGGTGCCGAAATTGGCTATTGGACAGCGTGCTATTCTTATCAAAACGCCAGAGGGCAACATTCTCTGGGATTGTATCACGctgcttgatgatgagactGTTGAGAGGATTAAGAGTGAGGGAGGGTTGAAGGCGATTGTTATAAGTCATCCGCATTTTTACAGCACCCATGTTCAATGGGCTCGCGCATTCAATTGTCCAGTGTATCTCTCCGCCGAAGACAAAATCTGGACAACCTTCTCCTCACCACATCAAATCTTCCTCACGACCCTCGAAACGCCCATCCTCTCCACGGccaaagccatcaagctCGGCGGGCACTTCCCAGGCTCCATGGTGCTACACTACAACTCACGGCTGTTCATAGCCGACACGCTTATGACGACGGCGTCAGGCGTCGGGAACTGGAGTGTAGACGCCACCGGTGAATCGCGGTCCCGACCGGCTGGGTTGAACTCTTTCTCGTTCCTGTGGAGCATTCCGAACTTCATTCCTCTGGGTGTTGgggagatggcgaggatgtgGGGGATTCTGAAGGGGTATGAGTTTGGGGCTACGCATGGTGGGTTTATGGGGATGGATATTGAGAGTGAGGATGTCAAGGGGAGGGTTTTGGAGAGTATGAAGATACAGGCTGGGTTTATTGGGGATAAAGCgtttgaggagaagctgtGA
- a CDS encoding uncharacterized protein (domain of unknown function-domain containing protein): protein MQRLPNLAPAPPKPEPPVPQPQPHQQTARPRVSRASSSRKSATNHACVPCRKTKTKCDGRHPCARCQFSSNVCTYDTKVLSGETLNRLTNAVNEQKGRLNQLETILAAMRNGTDSEAAEVMSWIRIGESVESIVSYIESKSRAVVVPQRLVGVNHQAKSKFIETLFDRAEWLDGTTFEADAMNIDLGSRTKSYFSYHFGNLPFSSGIKANHYPAVAQQSQLQNYYAKHNWAMMTANDGHGVDSVTKAWADTLKKARQLVTEGAKPDDLTGTFPCVAALFDKDEYETAPMISKWAVQFIYSARRQDYSFTSMAAVWVVWVVMRWQINPTPQTYADLPDWIRPTELQVFVPHIDMLDCISWPYFRDYVIQHPEMQHGELQWLAACTSGVQVNWRGTIEEALCVDGPTGRRRFTAEAEATIRDLQEWSLAASYRAFMPGIDGQIPIRTAEDAGVKQV from the exons ATGCAGAGGCTCCCCAATCTCGCCCCAGCTCCCCCTAAGCCCGAACCCCCGGTACcacagcctcaacctcatcagcAGACCGCACGCCCGCGGGTATCCCGGGCCTCATCGTCCCGCAAGTCCGCGACGAACCACGCGTGTGTGCCGTGCCGCAAGACAAAGACCAAGTGCGATGGGAGACATCCCTGCGCGAGGTGTCAGTTCAGCAGCAATGTCTGCACCTACGATACGAAAGTGTTGTCGGGGGAGACGCTGAATAGATTGACCAATGCCGTGAATGAGCAGAAGGGGAGGCTGAATCAGCTTGAGACTATACTCGCGGCCATGAGGAATGGCACAGAttctgaagctgctgaggTTATGTCTTGGATAAGAATAGGTGAATCTGTTGAATCTATTGTTTCGTACATTGAGTCAAAGTCTAGGGCTGTTGTTGTGCCTCAGAG GCTCGTCGGTGTAAATCACCAAGCAAAGAGCAAATTCATCGAAACACTATTCGACAGAGCAGAATGGCTCGACGGCACCACCTTTGAAGCCGACGCCATGAACATCGACCTGGGTTCCCGTACAAAGAGCTACTTCTCCTACCACTTCGGCAACCTCCCCTTCTCCAGCGGTATAAAAGCAAACCACTATCCCGCCGTCGCCCAGCAAAGCCAGCTACAAAATTATTACGCCAAGCACAACTGGGCAATGATGACAGCCAACGACGGACACGGTGTTGACTCTGTGACAAAGGCTTGGGCGGACACACTCAAGAAGGCGAGGCAGTTGGTTACAGAGGGTGCAAAGCCTGATGATCTCACGGGGACGTTTCCGTGTGTGGCGGCGCTGTTTGATAAGGATGAGTATGAAACTGCGCCGATGATAAGTAAATGGGCTGTTCAGTTCATTTATAGTGCGAGGAGGCAGGATTACTCGTTTACGTCCATGGCGGCTGTGTGGGTTGTTTGGGTTGTGATGAGATGGCAGATCAATCCGACTCCACAGACATATGCT GATCTCCCTGACTGGATCCGACCAACTGAACTTCAAGTCTTCGTCCCTCACATTGACATGCTGGATTGTATATCATGGCCGTACTTCCGAGACTACGTCATCCAACATCCTGAAATGCAGCACGGCGAATTACAATGGCTTGCAGCGTGTACTTCAGGGGTGCAAGTGAACTGGCGCGGCACAATAGAGGAAGCACTCTGTGTTGACGGTCCGACGGGACGGAGACGGTTCACAGCGGAAGCTGAG GCGACGATTAGAGACCTGCAGGAGTGGTCACTTGCTGCATCGTATCGCGCCTTCATGCCTGGCATCGATGGGCAAATTCCTATTAGAACGGCAGAGGACGCTGGAGTTAAACAGGTGTAA
- a CDS encoding P-loop containing nucleoside triphosphate hydrolase protein — protein sequence MAGPRFDDPVYGSNVVTGISATGNAHQTFNFNQHFESRPFFLFPYEKHEDFVTRPEILSKLEELLPKNSDDFRSAALWGLEGSGKTQIALDFAYSRYSKRQCSVFWVHANSEATFAQDYGSIASVLGMNAQGSVPELLQNVRHRIESLPRWLLIIDNADDLSLLGVGLAARNTSKMINYIPKGPNGTILWISRDEAIVGSLVGVWRGVAVSRMTFDESKALLESTMPQSIGDDEPDDATLLLEELQFLPLAISQAGAYMRRTETSVSQYLNDLKEEETRWRISKEPEFDRYRLHNSSNSILETWSSSVHLIRQENELAYKILHILAYMDKQEITERLLDAAAAHGETKPMEDMFESKKREAIRRLKNFSFLIEHHLGNNERIYEIHKLVKDAIRYKLRNASILNGHANKANKDSRRLGVCIKRRFANNGSSKGVSRKGEEYFAGVAVNIVASTYPHKTHLKTGKAP from the exons ATGGCTGGCCCAAGATTTGACGACCCTGTCTACGGGAGCAACGTTGTGACAGGGATCAGTGCTACAGGCAACGCTCACCAaaccttcaacttcaatcaACATTTTGAGTCGAGGCCGTTCTTTCTGTTTCCCTATGAGAAACATGAAGATTTTGTTACGCGGCCTGAAATATTATCCAAACTTGAGGAACTTCTACCAAAGAATTCCGACGACTTTCGAAGCGCCGCTCTTTGGGGCCTCGAAGGATCTGG CAAGACGCAAATCGCTCTGGATTTCGCATATAGTCGATACAGTAAAAGACAATGCTCCGTCTTTTGGGTTCATGCAAATAGCGAGGCGACCTTTGCACAAGATTATGGCTCAATTGCAAGCGTTCTGGGCATGAACGCTCAAGGTTCTGTGCCTGAGCTTCTACAAAACGTCCGACATAGAATTGAATCGTTACCTAGATGGCTACTCATCATCGACAATGCCGACGACTTGTCTTTACTTGGCGTCGGTTTAGCAGCAAGAAACACCAGCAAGATGATAAATTACATCCCGAAAGGCCCAAATGGCACTATTTTGTGGATCAGCCGTGATGAAGCAATTGTTGGGAGTCTTGTAGGCGTATGGAGAGGTGTAGCTGTCTCAAGGATGACTTTTGATGAAAGCAAGGCACTTCTTGAGTCGACAATGCCTCAATCAATAGGTGATGACGAGCCAGATGATGCTACTCTGTTACTTGAAGAGCTACAGTTTCTGCCGCTTGCTATTTCGCAAGCTGGGGCATACATGCGAAGAACAGAGACGTCCGTCAGCCAGTATCTTAATGACTTGAAAGAAGAGGAAACACGTTGGCGCATCTCGAAAGAACCCGAGTTCGACAGATACAGGTTACACAACAGTTCCAACAGCATTCTTGAGACTTGGAGTTCTTCGGTTCATCTCATTCGCCAAGAGAACGAGTTGGCATACAAAATTCTACACATCCTTGCCTACATGGATAAACAGGAGATTACTGAGCGGTTATtggatgctgctgctgcgcaTGGAGAAACAAAGCCGATGGAAGACATGTTTGAGAGtaagaagagagaagcaaTACGTCGACTCAAGAACTTCTCCTTCCTAATAGAGCACCATCTCGGCAATAATGAACGCATTTATGAGATACACAAGCTCGTCAAAGATGCCATACGTTACAAGCTACGAAATGCAAGCATATTGAACGGGCATGCGAACAAAGCGAATAAAGACTCTCGTCGATTGGGAGTGTGCATTAAGAGACGGTTTGCGAATAATGGAAGTAGCAAGGGGGTTTCAAGGAAGGGAGAAGAGTACTTTGCTGGAGTGGCAGTCAACATTGTCGCCAGCACTTATCCCCATAAGACTCACCTCAAAACCGGGAAAGCACCATGA
- a CDS encoding nucleoside phosphorylase domain-containing protein has translation MIAPPKSRNDFLIGIICALPLEYEAVGHVVDEFWKIKLGRAVGDTNSYSFGRVGDDNVVLVMSGMGKANAASTAASLHISFPNLELVLVTGICGGSPTSDSSAELLLGDVVISKAVVEYDLFPGKLRSKSTIDDRLARPTRHVRSFVARFETDRLRDALEDRSALILEELQSRAGVEGQDSIYQYPGADKDCLFIPSYRHRHQSDCDICTSDSKEVCDASRKISCPELGCDEEQLLARKRLDQNRKLQKDGREKEAQAPFVFVGHFGSGDTVLKSGEERDRLARAHDIIAFEMEGAGVWEEIPCIIVKGVCDYADSHKNKGWQNFAAATAAAVTKALIEEYPKTDKPRKQIDDSSRAESEESIEVGRDAPVFYADVSKCNIFTGFHSSGGTQVINFG, from the coding sequence ATGATCGCTCCACCAAAAAGCCGCAATGACTTCCTAATTGGCATCATCTGTGCCCTTCCTCTTGAGTATGAGGCAGTTGGCCATGTTGTCGACGAGTTTTGGAAAATCAAGCTTGGGAGAGCGGTCGGCGACACAAACTCATACTCATTCGGCCGCGTCGGAGATGACAATGTTGTTCTTGTCATGTCAGGCATGGGTAAGGCCAATGCTGCGAGTACGGCAGCGAGCCTTCACATCAGCTTTCCGAACCTCGAACTTGTTCTGGTAACTGGGATCTGCGGTGGTTCCCCGACGTCTGATTCGAGTGCGGAACTTTTGCTGGGCGATGTTGTAATCAGCAAGGCTGTCGTTGAGTACGACCTTTTCCCAGGCAAACTTAGGAGCAAAAGCACCATCGATGATCGGTTAGCAAGACCGACGAGACATGTACGCAGTTTCGTTGCTCGTTTCGAGACAGACAGACTCCGCGACGCGCTTGAAGACAGGTCAGCTCTCATCTTGGAAGAGCTTCAATCACGAGCCGGGGTGGAGGGCCAGGATTCGATCTATCAATATCCTGGGGCAGACAAGGACTGTCTATTTATTCCCTCATATCGGCACAGGCACCAATCGGACTGTGATATTTGCACATCTGACTCTAAAGAGGTGTGCGACGCAAGTCGCAAGATTTCGTGCCCCGAGCTTGGATGTGATGAGGAACAGCTTCTTGCCCGAAAGCGTCTCGACCAGAATCGTAAACTCCAAAAGGATGGTCGCGAGAAAGAGGCTCAAGCCCCATTCGTGTTTGTTGGCCATTTCGGTTCGGGAGACACTGTCCTCAAATCAGGCGAAGAACGCGATAGGCTTGCACGAGCTCATGATATCATCGCATTTGAGATGGAGGGTGCTGGCGTCTGGGAAGAGATACCGTGTATTATCGTTAAGGGCGTATGTGACTACGCTGATAGCCATAAGAACAAGGGATGGCAGAACTTTGCGGCTGCAACGGCGGCAGCTGTGACGAAGGCTCTCATTGAAGAGTATCCCAAGACTGATAAACCCAGAAAGCAAATTGATGATAGCAGCAGAGCTGAGAGCGAGGAAAGTATTGAAGTGGGCAGGGACGCGCCAGTATTTTATGCCGATGTGTCAAAGTGCAATATTTTCACTGGATTTCATTCAAGTGGTGGAACGCAAGTTATCAATTTTGGATGA
- a CDS encoding general substrate transporter, translating into MAGGVKKPVNIFKLKDLGEPAGAFNWRLWFAVVSFALLGAARGIDEGLISGSFNSKDFQETIHYDSYSSVEQANIKANVSAMVQIGSVGGALIAFLICDRIGRIWATRVLCTLWAVGIVIFMIGGVNGNLGAIYAGRFICGLGVGQTPVVGPVYIAEIAPAAVRGLCSCMFTGAVYIGIVLAYFTNYGCHLNLPDDSHNQWLVPTSLHIMMSGIIFILSFFQSESPRYLVKEGRPDEAARVLGRLRQQPADGEYIVHQITEIQAALDHELEATKGVGFLGKVKELILVPSNLYRLYMSSMVQFLSQWSGAGSITLYAPDLFKIMGIVGKQEGLLVTAVFGIVKLIAAVICALFLVDVIGRKRALLIGITLQTIAMIYVAAFLTKIPQLGVVEDFVLPESDKGASRGAIAMIYVSGFGWALGWNSMQYLLTAELFPLRIRALATSWAMTLHFANQYGNSRAVPNMLLSVSEGGISPKGTFWCFAAVTFVGGVWVWFSVPETSGRSLESMDELFELPWYKIGLHGNKNAEELDQARDEKQRYAEESHATGIELEHQRKQEA; encoded by the exons atggctggagGCGTTAAGAAACccgtcaacatcttcaagctgaaGGACCTGGGCGAACCAGCGGGCGCTTTCAACTGGCGTCTTTGGTTTGCCGTTGTGTCGTTTGCTCTGCTCGGTGCTGCGCGAGGTATTGACGAGGGTCTCATTTCTGGATCATTCAACAGCAAGGACTTCCAGGAGACTATTCATTATGATTCTTATTCTTCCGTTGAGCAGGCTAATATCAAGGCCAATGTCTCTGCTATGGTTCAAATCGGTTCTGTTGGTGGTGCTCTGAT TGCTTTCTTGATCTGTGATCGTATTGGTCGTATCTGGGCTACTCGTGTTCTTTGCACACTTTGGGCTGTTGGTATTGTTATCTTCATGATCGGTGGTGTCAACGGAAACCTTGGTGCTATCTATGCTGGTCGCTTCATCTGTGGTCTTGGTGTCGGTCAGACTCCTGTCGTTGGACCTGTCTACATCGCTGAGATTGCCCCCGCTGCTGTTCGAGGTCTCTGCTCTTGCATGTTCACT GGTGCTGTCTACATCGGTATCGTTCTCGCTTACTTCACAAATTACGGCTGCCATCTCAACCTCCCCGACGACTCTCACAACCAATGGCTCGTCCCCACCAGTCTTCACATCATGATGTCcggcatcatcttcatcctcagcttcttccagtctGAGTCTCCCCGCTATCTCGTCAAGGAAGGCCGCCCCGACGAAGCCGCCCGTGTGCTGGGCCGTCTCCGACAGCAGCCCGCTGACGGAGAGTACATCGTCCACCAGATCACCGAGATCCAGGCTGCTCTTGACCATGAGCTCGAGGCTACCAAGGGTGTTGGCTTCcttggcaaggtcaaggagttGATCCTTGTTCCTAGCAACTTGTACCGTCTCTACATGTCCTCTATGGTTCAGTTCCTCTCTCAGTGGTCCGGCGCTGGTTCCATCACCCTTTATGCTCCCGATCTGTTCAAGATCATGGGCATTGTTGGAAAGCAGGAAGGTCTTCTCGTCACCGCTGTCTTCGGTATCGTCAAGCTCATCGCCGCTGTTATCTGCgctctcttcctcgtcgatGTCATCGGCCGAAAGCGCGCTCTTCTCATCGGTATTACTCTTCAGACCATTGCCATGATCTACGTCGCTGCTTTCCTCACCAAGATTCCCCAGCTCGGTGTTGTCGAGGACTTTGTTCTCCCCGAGAGCGACAAGGGTGCTTCTCGCGGCGCCATCGCCATGATCTACGTCTCTGGTTTCGGTTGGGCTCTCGGCTGGAACTCTATGCAGTACCTCCTGACTGCCGAACTGTTCCCTCTGCGCATTCGTGCCCTCGCTACATCTTGGGCTATGACTCTTCACTTCGCCAACCAGTACGGAAACTCTCGCGCTGTCCCCAACATGCTTCTGTCTGTTTCTGAGGGCGGTATCTCCCCCAAGGGAACCTTCTGGTGCTTTGCCGCTGTTACCTTCGTCGGTGGTGTCTGGGTCTGGTTCTCCGTTCCTGAGACCAGTGGACGAAGCCTCGAGAGCATGGATGAGCTCTTCGAGCTTCCCTGGTACAAGATCGGTCTTCACGGTAACAAGAACGCCGAGGAGCTTGACCAGGCTCGTGATGAGAAGCAGCGATATGCTGAGGAGAGCCACGCCACTGGCATTGAGCTCGAGCACCAGCGAAAGCAGGAAGCTTAA